Proteins from one Streptomyces sp. NBC_00390 genomic window:
- a CDS encoding ATP-binding SpoIIE family protein phosphatase, translating into MDVENVKNACPAGASFDGLAAAVLDDRGAMVGWTGTAEDLTGFCAEEVYGRPVQDLVAGLPDDLRGAAQLPESGRVRLRHRSGSTIDVTFRTTKMEGSAKVLVLAAPTHHVADHEQGAALLRALSAQNRITIALHDTALTTVQTNATPDILDGRPVAPGTRLGDVLCAEDAENLEAVLRQVLESGVPVVRRKMQVSWRHDTARQHALSLSAFRLEDAQQRPTGVAALYIDSADDLRARRHLDLAREVAEQVGGSLDVVRTAQDLADVLVPAFGDLAAVDLAHCVFEGEEPSKQLGGGDMGNAALAPATAVWPAGITRGDPVPPYPDHPLLRSFRHGETLVFGLDDFIAMVGDPQVVEYLVPKDAHSVMVAPLHARGLTLGAITAWRCGRSGPFTEDEADLMTQIASRGALAIDNARRYTREHRAAVALQQRLLPPATTDTPAAETAGVYLPAGGGAGTSGDWYDAIALPSFRLALVAGDVVGHGIPASATMGRLRTAIQTLADLELEPDELLTRIADLVQRLAAEAPPGDHDDVGATCLYAVYDPVTRRCAIASAGHPPPVLVRPDGTTEVVAISPGPPLAIGGLPYETTTIDLEPGSVLALYTDGLIEHHDRDIDQGLRRLTDALAASCRPDRPLEETGRALLADLTDRAPRDDATLLLARTRAVPAKNTAHWEIPADPAAVPKAREWITRQLTTWGLPDLLFTTELIASELVTNAIRYGRAPAQLRLIHHNVLVCEVTDSSSTQPRLRRAHTTDEGGRGLFLVAQLAERWGCRHSHNRKTIWSEQPIKHPR; encoded by the coding sequence ATGGATGTAGAGAATGTCAAGAACGCCTGCCCGGCAGGCGCCTCCTTCGACGGTCTGGCAGCCGCCGTGCTCGACGATCGAGGCGCGATGGTGGGGTGGACCGGGACGGCAGAGGACCTGACGGGGTTTTGCGCCGAGGAGGTCTACGGCCGCCCCGTGCAGGACCTGGTGGCCGGCCTCCCGGACGACCTGCGCGGCGCCGCACAGCTGCCGGAATCCGGCCGGGTACGGCTGCGGCACCGCAGCGGCAGCACCATCGATGTCACTTTCCGGACCACGAAGATGGAGGGCTCGGCAAAGGTCCTCGTCCTGGCGGCACCCACCCACCACGTCGCCGACCACGAGCAGGGCGCAGCGCTCCTGCGCGCACTGTCCGCACAGAACCGGATCACGATCGCTCTGCACGACACGGCTCTCACCACTGTGCAGACCAACGCCACGCCGGACATTCTCGACGGCCGTCCAGTGGCGCCCGGCACTCGGCTGGGCGACGTGCTGTGTGCCGAGGACGCCGAGAACCTCGAGGCAGTACTGCGCCAGGTACTCGAGAGCGGTGTCCCGGTGGTCCGCAGAAAAATGCAGGTGAGCTGGCGGCACGACACGGCGCGGCAGCACGCGCTGTCCCTGTCCGCCTTCCGTCTGGAGGACGCGCAGCAACGCCCCACGGGGGTCGCAGCCCTGTACATCGACAGCGCCGACGATCTGCGTGCCCGCCGTCATCTGGATCTCGCCCGCGAGGTGGCCGAGCAGGTGGGAGGATCCCTGGATGTCGTGCGCACCGCGCAGGACCTTGCGGACGTTCTCGTACCCGCGTTCGGGGATCTCGCCGCAGTCGACCTTGCGCACTGCGTTTTCGAGGGGGAAGAACCCTCGAAACAGCTGGGCGGCGGAGACATGGGCAACGCGGCCCTTGCGCCGGCCACCGCAGTGTGGCCGGCCGGCATCACGCGCGGCGACCCCGTCCCACCCTATCCCGACCACCCCCTGCTGCGCAGCTTCCGACACGGCGAGACACTCGTCTTCGGCCTTGACGACTTCATCGCCATGGTCGGCGACCCGCAGGTGGTCGAGTATCTCGTCCCGAAGGACGCCCATTCGGTGATGGTGGCACCGTTGCATGCCCGCGGGCTCACGCTCGGCGCCATAACGGCCTGGCGCTGCGGCCGGTCCGGCCCCTTCACCGAGGACGAGGCGGATCTCATGACGCAGATCGCCTCACGGGGTGCGCTCGCCATCGACAACGCCCGCCGTTACACGCGCGAGCACAGGGCGGCCGTGGCTCTGCAGCAGCGCCTCCTTCCCCCGGCCACGACCGACACCCCGGCAGCCGAGACCGCCGGCGTCTACCTGCCCGCAGGCGGCGGAGCGGGCACCAGCGGCGACTGGTACGACGCCATTGCCCTGCCCTCCTTCCGGCTGGCTCTTGTCGCCGGAGACGTCGTCGGCCATGGCATACCCGCAAGCGCCACCATGGGCCGCCTGCGCACCGCCATCCAGACGCTCGCCGACCTGGAACTGGAGCCGGACGAGCTGCTCACCCGGATCGCGGACCTGGTCCAGCGCCTCGCGGCCGAAGCACCGCCCGGCGACCACGACGACGTCGGCGCCACCTGCCTGTACGCGGTCTACGACCCGGTCACCAGGCGATGCGCCATAGCCAGTGCCGGCCACCCGCCACCCGTCCTGGTCCGGCCCGACGGGACCACCGAAGTCGTCGCGATCTCCCCGGGACCACCACTCGCCATCGGCGGCCTGCCGTACGAGACCACCACGATCGACCTCGAGCCGGGCAGCGTCCTCGCCCTCTACACCGACGGCCTCATCGAACACCACGACCGCGACATCGACCAAGGCCTACGGCGCCTGACGGACGCCCTCGCCGCGTCCTGCCGTCCCGATCGCCCTCTGGAGGAAACCGGCCGGGCTCTCCTCGCCGACCTGACAGACCGGGCGCCGCGCGACGACGCAACGCTGCTCCTGGCCCGCACCCGCGCCGTCCCGGCAAAGAACACCGCTCACTGGGAAATCCCGGCCGACCCTGCCGCCGTCCCCAAGGCCCGGGAATGGATAACCCGCCAACTCACCACGTGGGGGCTGCCAGACCTCCTCTTCACCACCGAACTCATCGCCAGCGAACTGGTCACCAACGCCATCCGCTACGGTCGTGCACCGGCGCAGCTGCGGCTCATCCACCACAACGTCCTGGTGTGCGAGGTCACCGACTCCAGCAGCACCCAACCCCGACTACGGCGCGCCCACACCACCGACGAAGGAGGACGCGGCCTGTTCCTCGTCGCCCAACTCGCCGAACGCTGGGGCTGCCGCCACAGCCACAACCGCAAGACCATCTGGTCCGAACAACCCATCAAGCACCCCCGCTGA
- a CDS encoding alcohol dehydrogenase catalytic domain-containing protein, which produces MPVPEPGPGQVLVKVGGAGACHSDLHIMEASGPPPGFATELPFTLGHENAGWVERLGPGVTGFAPGDPVMVYGPWGCGACANWLRCTHGCGGDRAAVGSVLAPGIMSGLRAHGVPVATRPSRRAGVPGPPSSGHAALAVVAAQRARRASPAARWLLCGRPAEALRCAAW; this is translated from the coding sequence GTGCCGGTGCCCGAGCCCGGGCCGGGGCAGGTCCTGGTGAAGGTCGGGGGTGCCGGTGCGTGCCACTCGGATCTGCACATCATGGAGGCATCCGGACCCCCACCCGGTTTCGCCACGGAGCTGCCCTTCACGCTCGGCCATGAGAATGCGGGATGGGTGGAGAGATTGGGACCGGGTGTCACGGGGTTCGCGCCCGGAGACCCTGTGATGGTCTATGGCCCCTGGGGGTGTGGGGCGTGCGCCAACTGGCTGCGGTGCACGCACGGTTGTGGGGGCGACCGGGCCGCCGTAGGGAGTGTTCTCGCACCGGGCATCATGTCGGGCCTTCGCGCTCACGGCGTTCCAGTCGCCACCCGCCCGTCCCGACGGGCGGGTGTCCCGGGCCCACCGTCTTCTGGCCACGCGGCGCTTGCGGTCGTCGCGGCGCAGCGAGCCCGACGCGCATCGCCGGCGGCACGGTGGCTGCTGTGCGGCAGGCCTGCGGAGGCTCTTCGCTGCGCGGCATGGTGA
- a CDS encoding FG-GAP repeat domain-containing protein, with translation MLSSLPRPRTGRGRLAAAIGGGLVVIAGGTWLLLVTGPQPGDHAPMAICAADGFTLRADVDADGHLDEINEGTSSVVFRRDDHRTAVRVDDARGFWQKLRGASKEDMSTRGAFGDFDGDGYLDLAVFYSQRDEGDSTRDNMVVHEVHYGPLARDLSSDRIGTIRIGSSSFVYEARAIDTNHDGRAELEVFQSGGDGSVSRYLGRQDRGGVSVSREDTDAYGVADRPYREPDALGYGACEDR, from the coding sequence GTGCTTTCGTCGCTGCCGCGACCGCGTACGGGTCGCGGCAGGCTGGCCGCCGCCATCGGAGGCGGTCTCGTCGTGATCGCCGGTGGTACGTGGCTTCTGCTGGTCACCGGGCCCCAACCCGGCGACCACGCCCCCATGGCCATATGCGCCGCCGACGGCTTTACCCTGCGCGCCGACGTAGACGCGGACGGGCACCTGGACGAGATCAACGAGGGCACCAGCTCAGTGGTCTTCCGAAGAGACGATCACCGGACCGCTGTCAGAGTCGACGATGCCCGCGGGTTTTGGCAGAAGCTGCGCGGCGCATCGAAGGAGGACATGTCGACGCGGGGAGCCTTCGGCGACTTCGACGGCGACGGATACCTCGACTTGGCCGTCTTCTACAGTCAGCGCGACGAGGGCGACTCAACGCGGGACAACATGGTGGTGCATGAGGTGCATTACGGGCCTCTCGCCCGCGACCTGAGCAGCGACCGGATCGGCACCATCCGTATTGGGTCATCGTCGTTCGTGTACGAAGCACGGGCCATCGACACCAATCACGACGGCCGTGCCGAGCTGGAGGTCTTCCAGTCGGGCGGGGACGGCTCCGTCTCCCGCTACCTCGGCCGGCAGGACAGGGGCGGCGTGTCCGTGAGCCGTGAGGACACCGACGCCTACGGGGTGGCGGACCGGCCCTACCGCGAGCCCGACGCCCTCGGCTACGGCGCCTGCGAAGATCGCTAG
- a CDS encoding IS5 family transposase produces MTDAEWAEVRSAMPVPAWLLKRGGRPEAYCHREILDAVRYLVDNGVKWTAMPVDFPYWRAVYDFFRRWRSYGYVRELHERLRRSARERSGRNAEPSAGVIDSQSVDASETVGEDSRGYDGGKSRDGRKRHILTDTEGLLLEVTVTTADVHDSKAAPALLETFMDQPGRLLKLVWVDSAYQGPALAKAFARHGVRTEVVRRSDGQRGFVVLARRWVVERTLSWLARSRRLNRDHERRPDHHTQMVWWAAVIRLSRRLAADAPRWPEKRPARLLRARA; encoded by the coding sequence ATGACGGATGCGGAGTGGGCCGAGGTCCGCTCGGCGATGCCGGTTCCGGCCTGGCTGCTGAAGCGGGGCGGGCGTCCGGAGGCGTACTGCCACCGCGAGATACTCGACGCGGTGCGCTACCTGGTCGACAACGGCGTGAAGTGGACGGCCATGCCGGTCGACTTCCCGTACTGGCGGGCGGTCTACGACTTCTTCCGCCGCTGGCGGTCCTACGGCTATGTGCGTGAACTGCACGAACGCCTGCGACGTTCGGCGAGGGAACGCTCGGGCCGCAACGCCGAGCCCAGTGCGGGAGTCATCGACAGTCAGTCGGTGGACGCCTCCGAGACCGTCGGCGAGGACAGCCGCGGATACGACGGCGGCAAGTCACGTGACGGCCGCAAGCGTCACATCCTGACCGACACCGAGGGCCTGCTCCTGGAGGTCACCGTGACCACGGCCGATGTGCACGACTCCAAGGCCGCCCCCGCACTACTGGAGACGTTCATGGACCAGCCCGGCCGGCTGCTGAAACTGGTGTGGGTCGACAGTGCCTACCAGGGTCCGGCGCTGGCCAAGGCGTTCGCCCGCCACGGAGTCCGGACCGAGGTCGTGCGCCGCTCCGACGGACAACGCGGATTCGTCGTCCTGGCCCGCAGGTGGGTCGTGGAGCGCACGCTGAGCTGGCTGGCCCGCTCACGCCGCCTCAACCGCGACCACGAACGCCGCCCCGACCACCACACCCAGATGGTGTGGTGGGCCGCCGTGATCAGGCTGTCCCGGCGCCTGGCCGCAGACGCTCCGCGCTGGCCGGAGAAACGCCCCGCCCGACTGCTGCGGGCACGGGCATGA
- a CDS encoding IS5 family transposase, giving the protein MTDAEWAEVRSAMPVPAWLLKRGGRPEAYCHREILDAVRYLVDNGVKWTAMPVDFPYWRAVYDFFRRWRSYGYVRELHERLRRSARERSGRNAEPSAGVIDSQSVDASETVGEDSRGYDGGKSRDGRKRHILTDTEGLLLEVTVTTADVHDSKAAPALLETFMDQPGRLLKLVWVDSAYQGPALAKAFARHGVRTEVVRRSDGQRGFVVLARRWVVERTLSWLARSRRLNRDHERRPDHHAQMVWWAAVIRLSRRLAADAPRWPEKRPARLLRARA; this is encoded by the coding sequence ATGACGGATGCGGAGTGGGCCGAGGTCCGCTCGGCGATGCCGGTTCCGGCCTGGCTGCTGAAGCGGGGCGGGCGTCCGGAGGCGTACTGCCACCGCGAGATACTCGACGCGGTGCGCTACCTGGTCGACAACGGCGTGAAGTGGACGGCCATGCCGGTCGACTTCCCGTACTGGCGGGCGGTCTACGACTTCTTCCGCCGCTGGCGGTCCTACGGCTACGTGCGTGAACTGCACGAACGCCTGCGACGTTCGGCGAGGGAACGCTCGGGCCGCAACGCCGAGCCCAGTGCGGGAGTCATCGACAGTCAGTCGGTGGACGCCTCCGAGACCGTCGGCGAGGACAGCCGCGGATACGACGGCGGCAAGTCACGTGACGGCCGCAAGCGTCACATCCTGACCGACACCGAGGGCCTGCTCCTGGAGGTCACCGTGACCACGGCCGATGTGCACGACTCCAAGGCCGCCCCCGCACTGCTGGAGACGTTCATGGACCAGCCGGGCCGGCTGCTGAAACTGGTGTGGGTCGACAGTGCCTACCAGGGTCCGGCGCTGGCGAAGGCGTTCGCCCGCCACGGAGTCCGGACCGAGGTCGTGCGCCGCTCCGACGGACAACGCGGATTTGTCGTCCTGGCCCGCAGGTGGGTCGTGGAGCGCACGCTGAGCTGGCTGGCCCGCTCCCGCCGCCTCAACCGCGACCACGAACGCCGCCCCGACCACCACGCCCAGATGGTGTGGTGGGCCGCCGTGATCAGGCTGTCCCGGCGCCTGGCCGCAGACGCTCCGCGCTGGCCGGAGAAACGCCCCGCCCGACTGCTGCGGGCACGGGCATGA